A stretch of the Tardiphaga sp. 709 genome encodes the following:
- a CDS encoding methyl-accepting chemotaxis protein produces MIAENTAPSVAPRHPEPDTAGDILELLELELGALIRQLERAATSVAGGAESTATTLSAIRARTDVLADRSSAAQSTATTFAQAADKFTHSAEGIGAQVRDASRLADEAGAAAHEASANVDRLRDSSAAISNVLELIAQIARQTTMLALNATIEAARAGAAGRGFSVVATEVKALAVQTQNATEEIRKKIDTLQRDAASSVDAVHRISTAIDAIRPVFANVNGAVAEQNATTSEMSHNATTASQFIVSVGDSAAEIDSAAKEAAAHGEHVAQAGQAVTMFASRLKSRCAVLLKQSEREDERRREKLPCHLNVDLQARGGQIRAPVYEISMDGILIGGPDANRLPLHDIVAAELSEVGPCRLRIAEHSPAGAQALFVAPDNHLISRIEDRLWAIHDENTEFVTRAIDAGAALNKIFADGIASGAISIDDMFDDNYVEIPGSSPVQYRTKILGWADRALPEFQDAFLAKDSRMAFCAMIDRNGYLPVHNSIYSKPQRPGDVAWNTANCRNRRIFNDPAGLAAGRNTRSYLIQSYARDMGNGQTVMMREIDVPVRIQGRHWGGFRTAYKL; encoded by the coding sequence ATGATTGCTGAAAACACAGCGCCTTCTGTAGCACCGCGGCACCCTGAACCAGATACCGCTGGGGACATCCTGGAGTTGCTGGAACTCGAGCTGGGCGCGCTTATCCGCCAGCTTGAGCGTGCCGCGACCTCCGTCGCCGGCGGCGCCGAATCGACCGCCACCACCCTCTCCGCCATCCGCGCCCGCACCGATGTGCTGGCCGACCGCAGCAGTGCCGCGCAATCCACCGCCACGACCTTCGCGCAGGCGGCCGATAAATTCACCCACTCGGCCGAAGGTATCGGCGCCCAGGTGCGCGATGCCAGCCGGCTTGCGGACGAGGCCGGCGCCGCCGCCCATGAAGCCAGCGCCAACGTGGACCGGCTGCGCGACTCCTCCGCTGCAATCAGCAATGTGTTGGAGCTGATCGCGCAGATCGCCCGGCAGACAACGATGCTGGCGCTGAACGCGACCATCGAGGCGGCACGCGCAGGCGCTGCAGGCCGCGGCTTCTCGGTCGTCGCCACCGAGGTCAAGGCGCTGGCGGTGCAAACCCAGAACGCCACCGAAGAGATCAGGAAGAAGATCGACACCCTGCAGCGCGACGCTGCGAGTTCGGTCGATGCGGTGCATCGCATCTCCACCGCCATCGACGCGATCCGCCCGGTGTTTGCCAATGTGAATGGCGCAGTCGCCGAGCAGAACGCGACGACCAGCGAGATGTCGCACAATGCCACCACCGCCTCGCAGTTCATCGTCTCGGTCGGCGACAGCGCCGCGGAAATCGATAGCGCTGCGAAGGAAGCGGCTGCCCATGGCGAGCATGTCGCGCAGGCCGGCCAGGCCGTGACGATGTTTGCCTCACGGCTGAAGTCCCGCTGCGCGGTACTGCTGAAACAGAGCGAGCGCGAAGACGAGCGCCGACGCGAAAAGCTGCCATGTCACCTCAATGTCGATCTTCAGGCGCGCGGCGGCCAGATCCGCGCACCGGTCTATGAAATCTCGATGGACGGGATCCTCATCGGCGGACCAGACGCGAACCGGCTTCCGTTGCACGACATCGTTGCTGCTGAACTCAGCGAGGTCGGCCCCTGCCGCCTGCGCATTGCCGAACATTCCCCCGCCGGCGCACAGGCACTGTTCGTCGCGCCCGACAACCATCTCATCAGCCGGATCGAAGACCGGCTATGGGCTATTCATGACGAAAACACCGAATTCGTCACCCGCGCCATTGATGCCGGCGCCGCGCTCAACAAGATCTTTGCCGACGGTATTGCATCCGGCGCTATCAGCATCGACGACATGTTCGACGACAACTACGTCGAAATCCCTGGCTCCAGTCCGGTGCAGTACCGGACAAAGATTCTCGGCTGGGCCGACCGCGCACTCCCCGAATTCCAGGATGCATTTCTCGCCAAGGACAGCCGCATGGCGTTCTGCGCCATGATCGACCGCAACGGCTATCTACCGGTACATAACAGCATCTATTCCAAGCCGCAGCGCCCGGGTGATGTCGCCTGGAATACGGCCAACTGCCGCAACCGCCGCATCTTCAACGATCCGGCTGGATTGGCCGCCGGTCGCAATACACGTTCCTACCTGATCCAGAGTTATGCCCGCGACATGGGCAACGGTCAGACCGTGATGATGCGCGAGATAGACGTGCCTGTGCGCATACAGGGACGCCATTGGGGCGGCTTCCGCACGGCGTACAAATTATGA